A section of the Archocentrus centrarchus isolate MPI-CPG fArcCen1 chromosome 20, fArcCen1, whole genome shotgun sequence genome encodes:
- the LOC115799129 gene encoding zinc finger and BTB domain-containing protein 14-like: MAETVKYVDDEHKSIFLKLLNEQRLEGEHCDIAVVVEDVKFRAHRCVLAACSNYFKKLFKKHEVDNSSVIEIDFIRSDIFEEVLNYMYTAKISVKKKDVNLMMSSGQILGIRFLDKLCSQKRDVSSEDKEKFPYDIVKMALPPEAQLAADSEVLGEHDDTPTADDLVEASSNQELDKSPSAALHVQEAILKELTNEDVHKVTCYDQDVVTEMEAEPKELGAEHHATQTLTFADSMGEVKDEQPPGWSTATTDMKFEYLLYGHREQHACQVCGKTFLDESRLRKHEKLHSAERPFACEICTKAFTTHAHLKEHLKIHTGFKPYRCDVCGKSFIRAPDLKKHERVHSNERPFACQMCEKAFKHKSHLKDHERRHRGEKPFVCPSCTKAFAKASDLKRHENNMHSERKQLNPLQSDTETLQAAAMAAEEQHLDSISCS; this comes from the exons ATGGCGGAGACAGTGAAATACGTGGACGATGAACATAAGAGCATCTTCCTGAAGCTGCTGAACGAGCAGCGGCTGGAGGGCGAGCATTGCGACATCGCCGTAGTCGTCGAAGATGTCAAGTTCCGTGCCCACCGCTGCGTCCTCGCCGCCTGCTCTAACTACTTCAAAAAGCTCTTCAAAAAACATGAG GTGGACAACTCATCGGTGATCGAGATCGACTTCATCCGCTCCGACATCTTTGAGGAGGTTCTAAACTACATGTACACAGCGAAGATCTCTGTGAAGAAGAAGGACGTCAacctgatgatgtcatcaggaCAGATCCTCGGCATCCGCTTCCTTGACAAACTCTGCTCTCAG AAACGAGACGTGTCATCGGAGGACAAAGAGAAGTTTCCATATGACATCGTGAAGATGGCGCTACCACCCGAGGCTCAGCTAGCCGCTGACTCTGAG gtgctCGGCGAGCACGATGACACACCCACTGCAGATGACCTTGTGGAAGCGTCGTCCAATCAGGAGCTGGATAAGTCTCCGAGCGCAGCGCTGCATGTGCAGGAGGCGATCCTGAAGGAACTGACCAATGAGGATGTGCACAAG GTAACCTGCTATGATCAGGACGTGGTGACGGAGATGGAGGCGGAGCCTAAAGAGCTCGGAGCAGAGCATCACgccacacagacactcacattTGCAGACAGCATGGGGGAAGTGAAGGACGAGCAGCCGCCCGGATGGTCGACAGCAACCACCGACATGAAGTTTGAATACCTGCTGTACGGACACCGCGAGCAGCACGCCTGCCAGGTGTGTGGGAAGACCTTCCTGGATGAGAGCCGACTCAG GAAGCACGAGAAGCTTCACTCAGCCGAGCGGCCCTTTGCCTGCGAGATCTGCACCAAAGCTTTCACCACCCACGCTCACCTGAAAG AACACCTGAAGATCCACACGGGCTTCAAACCCTACAGGTGTGACGTTTGTGGGAAATCGTTCATTCGAGCTCCAGATCTAAAGAAACATGAACGGGTTCACAGCAACGAGCGGCCCTTTGCCTGCCAGATGTGTGAAAAG GCTTTTAAACATAAGTCTCACCTGAAGGATCATGAGAggagacacagaggagagaaaccatTCGTCTGTCCATCTTGCACCAAGGCCTTTGCCAAG GCGTCTGATCTGAAGCGTCATGAGAACAACATGCACAGtgagaggaagcagctgaatCCTCTGCAGAGCGACACTGAAACTCTGCAGGCCGCAGCCATGGCTGCTGAGGAGCAACATCTGGACTCCATCAGCTGCTCCTAA
- the LOC115799139 gene encoding guanine nucleotide-binding protein G(olf) subunit alpha-like yields MGCLGGKTDEERLDEKAKREANKKIEKQLQRERQAYKATHRLLLLGAGESGKSTIVKQMRILHVDGFNAEEKQQKVQDIRKNVKDAIVTIVSAMTMLTPPVSLGNPGNQFRVDYIRSIAPLSDFEYTEEFFEHTQKLWEDDGVKACFERANEYQLIDCAQYFLNRLDSVRRPDYSPTDQDLLRCRVLTSGIFETRFQVDKVNFHMFDVGGQRDERRKWIQCFNDVTAIIFVAASSSYNMVIREDNSTNRLRESLDLFRSIWTNRFLKTISVILFLNKQDVLAEKILAGKSKLEDYFPEYNNYQPPADAVPDNDEDPKVMRAKFFIRDEFLRISTASGDGKHYCYPHFTCAVDTENIRRVFNDCRDIIQRMHLRQYELL; encoded by the exons ATGGGCTGTCTGGGCGGGAAAACCGATGAAGAACGACTGGATGAAAAAGCGAAGAGAGAAGCGAACAAGAAGATCgagaaacagctgcagagggAAAGACAGGCCTACAAAGCCACACACAGACTCTTACTGCTGG GTGCAGGAGAGTCGGGTAAAAGCACCATTGTCAAGCAGATGAGGATTCTTCACGTGGATGGTTTTAATGCTGA GGAGAAGCAGCAAAAGGTTCAGGACATCAGGAAGAACGTGAAAGACGCCATTGTG ACCATCGTGTCAGCTATGACTATGCTGACTCCACCCGTGTCCCTGGGTAACCCTGGCAACCAGTTCAGAGTGGACTACATCAGGAGCATCGCACCCCTGTCAGACTTTGAATACACAGAG GAATTCTTTGAGCATACTCAGAAGCTGTGGGAGGATGACGGCGTGAAGGCGTGCTTCGAGCGCGCCAACGAATATCAGCTGATCGACTGCGCCCAGTA CTTCCTGAACAGGTTGGACTCAGTCCGGAGGCCCGACTACTCACCTACTGACCAG gacCTGCTGCGCTGCAGAGTTCTGACTTCAGGGATTTTTGAAACCAGGTTTCAGGTGGACAAAGTCAACTTCCA tatgttTGATGTAGGAGGACAGCGGGATGAGCGCAGGAAGTGGATTCAGTGCTTCAACG ATGTGACTGCCATCATCTTCGTGGCAGCGAGCAGCAGCTACAACATGGTGATCCGAGAGGACAACTCCACCAACCGCCTCCGGGAATCTCTGGACCTCTTCAGATCCATCTGGACCAACAG gtTCCTGAAGACAATCTCAGTGATTCTCTTCCTGAACAAACAGGATGTTCTGGCTGAGAAGATTCTGGCTGGAAAGTCGAAGCTGGAGGATTATTTCCCGGAATACAACAACTACCAGCCTCCAGCTGACG CTGTTCCAGACAATGATGAAGACCCCAAAGTGATGAGAGCCAAGTTCTTCATCAGGGACGAGTTTCTG AGGATCAGTACCGCGAGCGGCGACGGCAAACATTACTGCTACCCTCATTTCACCTGTGCCGTCGACACTGAGAACATCCGCCGCGTCTTCAACGACTGCCGTGACATCATCCAGCGAATGCACCTGCGGCAGTACGAGCTGTTGTGA